One Halichoerus grypus chromosome 1, mHalGry1.hap1.1, whole genome shotgun sequence genomic region harbors:
- the CAV3 gene encoding caveolin-3, whose protein sequence is MMAEEHKDLEAQIVKDIHCKEIDLVNRDPKNINEDIVKVDFEDVIAEPVGTYSFDSVWKVSYTTFTVSKYWCYRLLSTLLGVPLALLWGFLFACISFCHIWAVVPCIKSYLIEIQCISHIYSLCIRTFCNPLFAALGQICSNIKVMLRKEM, encoded by the exons ATGATGGCCGAAGAGCACAAAGACCTGGAGGCCCAGATTGTCAAGGACATCCACTGCAAGGAGATCGACCTGGTGAACCGAGACCCCAAGAACATTAACGAGGACATAGTGAAG GTGGATTTCGAAGACGTGATCGCAGAGCCCGTGGGCACCTACAGCTTCGACAGCGTGTGGAAGGTGAGCTACACCACCTTCACGGTCTCCAAGTACTGGTGCTACCGCCTGCTGTCCACACTGCTGGGAGTCCCGCTGGCCCTGCTCTGGGGCTTCCTGTTCGCCTGCATCTCCTTCTGCCACATCTGGGCAGTGGTGCCGTGCATTAAGAGCTACCTGATCGAGATCCAGTGCATCAGCCACATCTACTCCCTCTGCATCCGCACCTTCTGTAACCCGCTCTTTGCCGCCCTGGGCCAGATTTGCAGCAACATCAAGGTGATGCTCCGGAAGGAAATGTAA